The nucleotide sequence tcaaccttggcggagtccaactctcaccggaaacgagtccgacttactgccggcaatgcggaccagactctgacaccggtcgtacagagacctgacagcccttattaaagggtccggtactccatactcccggagtaccccccacaggatcccccgggggacatggtcgaatgccttctccagatccacaaagcacgtgtagactggttgggcaaactcccatgccccctccaagatcctgctgagggtatagagctggtccagtgttccacggccaggatgaaaaccacactgctcttcctgaatccgagattcgactatccgacggaccctcctttccagaaccccggagtagaccttaccagggaggcttaagagtgtgattcctctgtagttggaacacaccctccggtccccctttttaaatagtgggaccaccaccccagtctggcaatccaggggaactgcccccgatgtccacgcaatgctgcagagccgcgttaatcaacacagccccacaacatccagagccttaaggtactcagggcgaatcttatccacccccggggccctgccaccgaggagctttttaacaacctcggcgacctcagcaccagagctGGGAGAACCCGATCCAGAgtcatcaggctctgcttctgcaatggaagacgtgttggtgggattaaggaggtctttaagatattccgcccaccgacgcatgacgtcccgagtcgaggtcagcagcacccCACCCccagttaaatacatttttttttttgcagataaacatATTTCATCAAAAACAAATCATTCCATCTCTGTGCTGTTTCTTATGTGGGGGAGGGATGATGAGAAAGGGTAGCTGGGGACATGATCAACTGAGGACATCCATAGGCAGTGACGACAACAGAAAGGGACTGACCAAAACTGCCAGACGTTAAGATTAACACTGAAGATGCCATAAATAATGAACGACACCTAGAAAACCTATTAAAGtggtgttaaattaaaataatccaaTTTGGGATGTTATCTTAGAGAAGCAGTGGAAAGTTTTGCCCGGGAGACCAATAGAAATGTCAGAGACCAACCCCATTCACAGTCACTATAAAACTGGTCACATGGAAAAAAAGGCTATCCTGCTGGGGACCTACAGTTTTtcccacacaaaaacaaaaaccttgaGTTGATATCATGCCGCGGTAATGACATCCAGAGCTTGCACAGATAAATGTCGTCTcctgacacacacaaaaatgtgtCAGAAGAGACTGCATCATTGTTGTGTCGATGACACCTCCACGGTCACAGACAGTGCTCCCTCAGAAGTTTTATCTCTCAGGGACTCCCTGCGGCCTGCAGATAATCTTTCTGCTCTCTGAGCTAATTGTTAGTTTGACCTTAGCAAGATAACGCACACACCCAAAGCAGCAGATGTGATGAAGATCAAGGCTTTCTGATGTTCATTGTGTTGGTAACAATGTGAGAGTCTACGCTTAAAGGTCCTATATCATGATTTTTTAAGCCTTCCAAACTCAACAATAGGAAAAtatatgatgaaatattgcTTTTGGCACTATGGAGTATTCATCTCTATAAaattttagttgttttctggTGCTATTTTTCCCAACCCAGAAGAAATATGGCACCTCTTCACATGTGGGGTCGCCCTAGAGCTGCTGCAGCGTGGCATCAAAAAAGCGCAGTTgctgttgctgtgaaaattgggtGCTAAAAGAGCCTCTTCATctcaactttgagcagaaatgacCTCGCTCTGCCTCACGTCACTGCTCGTTGGGCATTTTCTTTACTGGGCAGGGGGAGCCCGGTCAAGGCACGTACTCCCTGGAAGGGGGCGGATTATGACTGCTCTACGTAGACCCGGTCATGGCTGCTCATTTTCCAGGACAGGGTGGGGCTGCGGTTCAGATTCTGTTCAGCAGGATTTATGAGGATTACTCAGACATgcataaattaaacaaaataccaCTTTGGTCATAATTTTGATGAAGAAATGGCATCATAACAtagttaaaagctcaaaaagtagattttgcaaAATACAAGCCCTTCAAGGCCTGCAAAGTATAAACTGAATGAACATTTGAAGAGttaatttgcaaaaacagataactccttttttatacattttcaaaaaaactttttattatttagttaaggTGATACCAGTCAAACTAAAGGTTGGTGAATTTGATCAAGTAAGAACTCAGCAAAATAatggcatctcaaaaatataccttttttaaaaggacccccccccccccctcacattttagtttttttggctAAAAATGGAGTTGtctgtttttgcaaattaaCTCTTCATTTGTTCTTTGTACTACTAAAAATGTATGCATAACAagcattttatattaaaaaaaacgtgtAAAATAAGAACCAGCGGTTCAAATCTAGAGTATCTTTGGATGGCTCATCTATTAATCTGGATCATGTTTTTCCTAAGCATGTTCATTCATAACGGATTCATGGAGGCAGGGTCAGAGAGTTTATTCTGCTCTCTCCGATGTTGCTGTAAAGCAGTATGCACATATGTGCTCACTCACATCCAAGTGCAGAAGCCGGTGGAGGTCAACATAACTCAGTTAAAAGTGTATGTTCTCACAGACAGACTGACTTTCTTGTGGAGGCGTAATGGGCTTTTTAAAATGACCgttttgtgtgtttgcatgtgcgAGTGTCAGGGGTCTTGTAAATGAGGGGCTGACGTTAGTAGCCCTGCCACGTGCCAGAGGAGTCCTGCTATGCTGGTTGTGGTCTCCTCACCCAGTGATAAACTTAGCAGCACTATATGTCTGAGCCTGtatgtgtggtttttttttaggggggtgAGGTTGCTGTTAACTGAGGTCATTTCTTGTCTGTCTATCTTTTTATCTATTTCCTTATCTGCTGCCtttcccttttgttttgttcccccTCCCTCCATCTGTCTTGTGATTTTAGGCGCGACGTGTAGCAGTCTTATCACAAGCAGCACTTGACTTTTTGTCCAATCATTTTGATGACTGTGTTTAACATATTTGAGGTGGCTCCCAAAGCCATCAAATCCCTTGAACCTTTTTacgttttttaaaaaatatattttgaagaTTTGGATTCAATGAGCCccgcgacagactggcgacctgttcagggtgtacctctcgctcattgacaggtggagacaggcaccagcacccatcgcgaccccacaagggataagcgtgtaggaaaatggatggatggatgaaatgagTTTCATGCAAAATGCATTACGTTAAATAACACGGTCAACTTATCCGTATGCAAATCCTTGAGAAGTATTGCCTTTTTCCGCATGTTGCAACCATAAACTTAaagtattattgttattttaatatatgCTATCTGAAAAGTGGGGTGAGTAGttgtaagaaataaaatcaagtgcaaCTACTTCAGAAGTCATCTAAGAATTAATCAGTCCACTCGTGTGTAACTCAATATCAGAATAGTtgttctctggaggagctgctgaggtgAGAGAACGGCTGGGCTCAATGCAGAACTGGCCTTTTTGGAGGAGTCGCAAGAAGCGGCCGATGTTGAAAGACGTCCATAAGCAGCGCCGTTTGCAGTTTGCTTCAAGCCGTGTTGGTGACACGACTGAACGGAACGTCTTGGCATACCTTCAAAATGCACCctggtggtggaagcatcatgggGAGACACAGGGGAGCTGAGTTGactggaagaagaaaaactttaGACTGCAATGGAATCCTAAGTGTTTCAACAGaaagcaactggacttctcATGTTTCATCTCTCATCTAGAAGGCTTCCTCTGTTGCATCATGGGATGGGAGTATTGCTCTGGCTATAAACTGTAGCCAGAGCAATCAAACCGAAAAGACCTGATGGCTGGGCTTCTTTTTAAGCTCTCGTGTAGACCTATACATGTGCTGAGGCTAAGATTGACCTTTTGGTAGAACAATGATCCTGAACACACTACCTGGGCTACAATGGAATCAATGGGCACCAAAGTCAGTCCTCAAAAACTGGTGCCCTGGACGTTTCAGATGCTGCCCTGATTCAACACTTCTGAATCAAGAactggagctggacacccctggtttagctCAACCAAGGCCCAGTCCAAGCCCAGCTAAGGATCTGTTGCAAAACCTTAAGAATATCCATGAAGGACTGCCTTTTCAGTCTGACAGAACGTGAGCTATTTTGTAAGGCATGGGCTCTTGATGTGCAAACCTGGTGAAGACACAGACCTAAAGGCTAGCAGCTACAACTGCAGCGAAAGgttgttatattttcttttattattattattcagggGTTGCACACAAATGTAGGCCTCAACTTTTAGATTATTTGTAACGAATTCTAAAAACGTCTGTCACAAATTAAGTTTGTGGCTTTTAACAtgcaacaacatgcaacaacatttTAAGAGACATTACTTTTGCGAGGCCTGTATGATTTCAGTTTACATTTTGGTATCAGACTCATTGTGTGCAAACATGTAACAGTGCCTTCATCTAGTGCGCCTAAAGGGTGCTCAGATTgttgaaattatgttgcagaaaGAGCCACCCCACTGAGTCGCCGTCTCAGTAGCGTCAGACCTAAAGGTTACTGAAGGAACTAATTTTTCTATAATAATGTTTATAAGGAATCACAGAGGGGAAGAAGCACTCTTGCAGCATTAAAAGATTTAAGAGATCTTGTCTCCTTCTTCCCACGGAGATACAAACAGATGACATAAGAGGGTGGTCCGCTTTGCCTTGAGCCTAGCCGAGCCACGCAGAGTGGGTCTCCGTTGGTCTGCCAAACAGATGTTGGTAGCAACATAATGAGGGCTGGAAGCAGAACTCAGGAGTTTGAGccgtagattttttttcttcttcttttttgtttttgcaaaaggatcagacacaaaaacaggacaaaggTCTTATGACGGcattcttaaaaacaaacagtgtaGCCAACATACTGCTTTCAAACTAGATTTCATACTCTGTCTTCCTCAAAATCATCAGTTTTCTCTTAAATGTAGAAAACTAATATCAATCAATACTATTTTGCATTGCTCTCTGTTGGGATAGTTGGCTGCAGCAGCCAGTGCGCTGGTTAATTGGGTCAAGAAAACATGTAATGTGCGCCCACCCACATTAACAGGGACATGGTGGAGTTGGCTACTCTCAGCTGTGTGACATTAAGACAGGGATTCTGGGGAGGGGGAGcaagcaggagagagagagagtgagagagagtgagagagagaaagaaggagtacagagaaaagaaaaataccttCCTTCTttatctgtgtttgtgtgtgctgtAGAAAGGTGGAGGGTACCACATTGCATTACAGATAATTTAAAATCTGTGAGGTGAATATTGAACAAAATACTACAAAACAACTAGGTATTAAAGAAAGTAGATGCGAAATAAAATACCAAGTAAGCAAGCAACAGAAAGATTATTGGATCTGTTGATGGTCTTATGTCTAGTCACCTTTAGCCTAAAAAGTTCAGTGCTCTAACTTAATATTTATACCAAAAAGTAAATATGTTAAACAGCAAACCCAAGTCTTTGAATCATGTGAAAACCATAGAGAGCacggagggttttttttttttttttagcattgactgagttttttttttaattcaagagTTGAAGAAAAAGACAATTATTGGTGCGTTTACaaacatgagaatccatcttgtaccactCCTACTTCAACCACTTGtgaccgaaccaaaaacggttctcCTTGGTCTTTAtttctgaatatactttgagaGGTAATTTTAATCTTTTGTTTAATGGGTCTTTAGCACCCAATtctttttgcaataaaaaagaGTTATATACCACAAGACCTTTTGTACCAAGCATGCATCCACTGATGGGTGCTTCTTACCTGCTTTACAAATCAGTAACTTGATGTAATGTTCTATTGTTTACTCCCGATCTGCGATAAGTAAATGTGGTTTTGCAACTCAGATAAATCGTTTTTTTATATCGCCAGGAGGTTGCTAATAGTTATTTCAGGGGACCGTCAGGTTTCATAACATTCAACAGATCCAAATAGGGATCAGAACCACAATCAATAGAACTAGGGTATAGTATAAGGTCTTCCATAAAGAACATACAATAACTTTTAGGTATACATAGGATTTGAGCATATATTAGTATTATTGAACTCCATAAATTACCAGTGATAAATATACTGAGAAAGAATGTACACGGATCCTAAAGGGTTTATTTTTAGGAATGAAATGGAAGAAAGTTTTTGACATCATGGACACTGCACAAAATCTGAACATTTATATTCCTTCGTTACAATTAAATTATGGCTAAGATATTGCTCTCTTTATATCCATTACCCCACCGACCAACTTCAGTAAACatatttctttctctttgccCCATAGATGAACTGTCAGAGAGTCCTAACCTACCTGAGGATATTTGGGACCACCATGTTCGGCGTGTCTCTCCTGGTGGGAATCTCCACAGCCTACATCATGGGCTATCAGTTCATCACCACAGCCCAAAATCATCTGTCCTTTGGCCTATATGGTGCTATCTTGGTCGTCCATCTAATCATCCAGAGCCTCTTTGCACTCCTGGAGCACCGAAACATGCGGCGCTCCTTGGAGACGCCGATCAAACTGAACAAGTCCTTGGCCTTGTGCATTGCAGCCTATCAGGAGGATCCAAGCTACCTGAGAAAGTGCCTGGTGTCAGTGAAGAGGCTGACGTACCCGGGGATCAAAGTTATCATGGTGATCGATGGGAACTCAGATGACGATCTGTACATGATGGAAATCTTTAAGGAAGTAATGGGATGGGACAACTCAGCGACGTACGTGTGGCGGAGTAATTATCACATCAAAAGTCCAGAAGAGACTGACGAGAGCTACGCTGAGAGCTTGCAGCAGGTCTCCAGACTTGTTCTCAACAATAAGTGTGTGTGCATCATGCAGAAGTGGGGAGGCAAAAGAGAGGTCATGTACACAGCCTTCAAAGCACTAGGAAGGAGCGTGGACTATGTACAGGTAAGGTTCAGCCATTTAAACACGGATAGAAGGTATCAGTTCAGCCGATTATCTTAACTACCCCAAATATTAGAGGGCAGATAACGAGGGAAACAGTGTAAATTAGACCAGGGCAGCTGCAGTCAATGGACACATACACTAAGCacaaggaagaagaagaggagaaagaCATGTGCCACGAGAAAGGAAAAGTGGGCTTTCCAAAGCCAAACATGAGGTCCACAAAGAGgcttttgtgttgcttttagCCAGACTGTGACTGGATGCATCGTGTCGTGAAGTGAGGCATGACAaagggcagcagcagctgatgctTAAGTGTAATAACAGATCGGTTTCATGGTGTTCAGGGTTACATCACATCACCTATGTAAAAGACTTACTGAGTCTGGCTGTGTGAGACGAATGGCACGGGTATGCTTCAAGTTAACAGCAAAAGTTTGAATCTTGCGGTGGGTTTCTACGGGTAAAAACGAAGTGGCTGAAACACCAATTGCAATCAAATAAGTGTTTTCACATCTATCTATATTGTATTGTATActatataacattttttttcttttttaaatgtgattagGGTTTGaagcataataaaaaaaacaaataaattaacagaaggattttatcAATTCATCAATACAAAAAAGCTAGTGCAGGTTTGACACCTGCAGCCAACTTATGCCTTCCAAACACTTGTTTAACAGAGATTTTGAAGGACCTCACTGTTGCACTGCCAGAAGCCATGCCAGTAATCTCCAGTGTTTAGGAATTAGAGAGAAAGCCCTGTACTCACACTATCATCAGGTTCAGTCTGTAACAGATTCCTTTGTTAATGGGGTTTTGGCACCAGGTTTCTCTTTTTTatcaactgattttttttttgtcagtaaaaCTACCTTTTATAGAAGAAAATGGAGCAAGCATCTGTAAAAAGAGTGAGCAGGAGCGCCAATCTGTAGTTGTAAGCAGATCTCTGATGGTTTTGTAAGGGATAAACTGACGGCCATACTGTTTCTTTTAAGTAAGATTGTGAAGATTGGAACTTGTCTTTGATGTAGAAATGCAGTTAACCCACTGCTGGTTTTGTTCTCAGGTGTGTGACTCAGACACCATGCTAGACCCAGCATCATCCGTGGAGATGGTGAAGGTTTTAGAAGAGGACCCAATGGTTGGAGGTGTTGGAGGAGATGTACAGGTAGAACAACAGCACTACAGTGTCTATTGTGTGTTTTACACCAAAAATACTAATCAGCTGTTATATTTTAAGCCTAATGTCTGTTCATTTGTATTCTAACCTTTTCTATAGATTTTGAATAAATATGAATCATGGATCTCCTTCCTGAGCAGTGTCCGCTACTGGATGGCCTTCAACATTGAGAGGGCTTGTCAGTCATACTTTGGTTGTGTCCAGTGCATCAGCGGACCTCTAGGAATGTATCGTAATTCTCTCCTGCATGAGTTTCTTGAAGACTGGTACAATCAGACCTTCATGGGGTCCCACTGCAGCTTCGGGGATGACCGTCATCTTACAAACCGAGTACTCAGCCTTGGGTATGCAACCAAATACACTGCACGATCAAAGTGCCTTACGGAAACGCCTATTACATATCTACGATGGCTTAATCAACAGACTCGATGGAGTAAGTCTTATTTCAGAGAATGGCTTTACAACTCCATGTGGTTCCACAAGCATCATCTATGGATGACGTATGAGGCAGTAATCACAGGATTCTTCCCATTTTTCCTCATCGCAACTGCAATCCAGCTCTTCTTCCAAGGACGACTCTGgaatattttgttgtttctaCTCATTGTGCAAGCAGTGGCATTGATCAAATCGTCATTCGCCAGCTGCCTCAGAGGCAACATTGTCATGGTGTTCATGTCCTTCTATTCAGTACTGTACATGTCAAGCCTGTTGCCAGCCAAAATGTTTGCAATAGCAACTATTAACAAGTCAGGCTGGGGGACCTCTGGGAGGAAAACAATAGTGGTGAACTTTATTGGTCTGATTCCAATAACAATTTGGTTTACCATCCTTTTCATTGGGATTATTTACACTATAATCCAACAGACTAAAAAACCTTTTCCTCAATCAGAAGAGATTGTGCTCATCGTTGGGGCAGTGGTCTATGCCAGTTACTGGGTGATACTGTTGACACTATACACTGTCCTTATAAACAAATGTGGAAAGAGGAAGAAGGAAACAGATTATGATATGGTGCTGGATGTGTGACCTAAAGGCAAAAACGCCACTAACCACTAAActgatttcagtttttatattcctgtttacaatttttttcccaTGCAGAACAACTCTGGTGGCAAAATTGGTTTAGTTCTACCACAGTGGACAAAGAAAGGGTTGAGCTGTAATAATTAAATCCGTGCTCTTGGACGTTAACAAGTAATGGCTAACTGGACATCTTTTAGATATTTAGAACGGCAAGGTTGCCATTATTATCAAAGTTGGCTAAAAAGAGTGCGAGGCTTTGTAAAATTAGCTACCTCTTACTGTCTCATCCACTGGGCATCTGTCTAATGTAGGTAACTTAGTCAGAGAAACTGTGGATTTTTAGCTTTTCTATTGGGGTATAACTTGACCAGGAAGAATATTTTTCTCCCAGAGAGTCATTGTCACTAAGATGTGTCTGTACACCACAAACCGAGAATGTTCTATGTGTTTCTGCATTGAAAGCGAGCCCAATGACTGCCGGTTTGGGCCCACTATCAAAAAACTGCACAAGGAGTATTGCAAGGAGGCACCTCCTCTGAGCAACTAGTGTTACCAAAGTGTCCAAATGATCTCTTTGTTGAGGTTTTACCACACCACCATGCAATGGGGTAATACAtgaaagatggaaatatttgtcTTAGTAAATACTTTTCTAATAGGGATATTGACATGAAATTCACACCAGGTGTTGGTTAAATAATCTAAGATAATCTACacatacaaataaatcaaaacgaTTTTTCCATAAGGAATGTGTAAGAAATTAAAATGAGGGAATAAAGATTTAACATGCTTGCTGAATGTATTTAATACTAATAGAAAGCCTTTTTGATAATGACAAGCTCAAGACATCTCCTGTTTTAAGAAACTACTCTTATGCAATGATCAGATAAACCAGTCTTCCACACAAACTGTCTTCAAATTGCTAATGTCTAGCTTCACATCGCAAGATTTTAGCTGATTTTGAAAACCTGAGAGACACTAATCATAATGATAAAAAGCATAGCTGTAACAGGTTTGCTCGTATAGTGTGTTGTGTCCGGTCAAAGGGCAAGCACACAGATGACCGGATTTTTCTCACGAGCATTCAGATGTCAGTAGGGGAATCTCGCCTAACAAACCTCTTTGACACCCAACATGAGAGTTCAAACTAAACAAACATGGACAACGATGAAGTACAATGGCGATATTTcttggactaattttaacagagatATTAATTGATAATCTTTATTGGATTCAAGTCTAGTGTTTATAGCAGATTTACCTTGTCTGTCGAAAAGCAGTTGAGTATTTTCCCTGGCTGTGTGACCATTTGCTTGCTGAGAAATCCCCCTTGCATCATCTTGTTAAAAGTctctttgtacatttctttaTTCATACCTCAGTCATGCAGTCAGTCAGTTATATGAGGACTGCCAGTGCCACATGCTGGAAAACAGCCCTGTACCTTGATGATCCTACCCTCAAACCTCACCACTAGTGTGGTGTTCATGGGTTATGTGCAGTCCATCTTCACCTCTCGGCCTCCAAAGAGTTTAATTCTGGATCTATCTGATGAGATTATATCCTCCCAGTATTTTAATGGTGAGTGTTCCTCCATGAACTTTAAACAAGTGTCAACGGGCtctttcttcagcagtggagtcttgTGCAGTGACTGTATACAGAGACCTTGAAAATTAGAAACTAAATGGCCAAAATGTGCCAAGCACCTCTTGAGGATGACCGTTCTGTACTTTTTGATAGTTTCTGTTTTCGGACACACTTATTTTGATGTCTTTGTAGGTGTAAATTACATAGCTTTTTTACTGATAGTTGGTGTGAATTTCATCAATACCACATTAGCATATGcacagaaaaatatttccatGTTACATACCTATTTCCCCAACTGTACGTGcaaattacatttgttttttctaaaatgtatcTCTGCACTGGTTCAGTCAGTTTCAGTGTATCTGATGCATCCAGGGTAATATATTGGTGTGCCTTCTCAGTGTTTTAACAGTTGCATACCAGTTTACAAAGCACAAAAGGCTTTACAATTGAGAGCTGCTTTCAGCTGCACTCATGTCGTATGGGAAGCATCCGTGAACTGCACCTGCTTTACCAGGTCAGGGATTGTCTCCAGTGGATTCCACTCTGAGAGGTACCAGCCAACCTACACGGTTCAACCCATAATTATCTTACTGTGAAGAAACAATGCTGCTCATGGCACTGTGCTGCAGCAATAGTGGAAGGATTCTGTGCATCATACAGCAGCATCTTCACGTCAATTTTAGCAGAAACTGTAAGCCTCTAAAACTGACAACAGAACAAGGTGACGCTCCTTGATTTTGGtgccaagaaaaaaagagcCCTAGCTGTTATTGGTAGGTCTGAATGTACTCTGAAGTAAGACATATCATCAATGACAGTTAATGCAAACTTCCCTCCTCCGTCAGTAGGCCTAAATTCAGCAATGACTGGTGGTCATTTTAAGTGAATTTAGGATTAGCATGACTGTTGAATGTAAATCGGTGTTTTACATGGTGACAGACAAATAATGTTCATAAACGATCCCATATGACATGACTGCAGGAGTCTCAGTGTTTACAATATGAATCattgtttgaattttttttttttaacttgaccAGATGTACATGTAACCACAAGCAAAAGACTTTGCATTGCTGCTGCTGTGACTGTAATTTTTGCGGAAACAATGACTATTGTTTCCAAACCTTGTCGAATATAAATTAGGACTGTATGTTACACAGAAAATCATTTTAAGCAGTCCTActgatatatttatttcaacCTAGTTGATGGATGACCACCAAGCTGAGGAGGTGGAAGTGTTACAATCCAAGGACTGTGATTTTTGCTTTCTGCGTACCTTTGTTCCCTTAAGTTCTTCAAATATTGTGTTAAGGAGAATGTGGCCACACCTGCTTGCATCGCTGGACTCTGTGCAAGGAATCAAGtatagaagaaagaaagaattttATTGTGGGAAGTACTACCTAATAATAGGAATGGAAATAAGGGCACTTGACAGAAGGGAACATCATTTTGGGATAAAACAAGTCCAGTGTTTGCTGTGGATCAGGAGCTGATATGAGTTTATATGTTATGCACTTTTGCGTCTCCCCTGTTCTCCAGCCTGATGCTTGACGTAACCAAGATCAAATACCTCTCTGGATTGCATCAAGGTGttgctgtccaaaacctgaTGCAATAGGATGGATTTCAAGAGTCTgtttgtgattttaaatataaaacagtgCATGTTTTTCTACACAGTTCCATATAAAGACTGAAAGAGCtggatttttttctattgtgTGTCATTACATTGATGTagctgtatttttactttgtatttCAATGCCTTTTGTAAGTAGACATTTTTGCTTATATGCCA is from Fundulus heteroclitus isolate FHET01 chromosome 3, MU-UCD_Fhet_4.1, whole genome shotgun sequence and encodes:
- the has2 gene encoding hyaluronan synthase 2; translation: MNCQRVLTYLRIFGTTMFGVSLLVGISTAYIMGYQFITTAQNHLSFGLYGAILVVHLIIQSLFALLEHRNMRRSLETPIKLNKSLALCIAAYQEDPSYLRKCLVSVKRLTYPGIKVIMVIDGNSDDDLYMMEIFKEVMGWDNSATYVWRSNYHIKSPEETDESYAESLQQVSRLVLNNKCVCIMQKWGGKREVMYTAFKALGRSVDYVQVCDSDTMLDPASSVEMVKVLEEDPMVGGVGGDVQILNKYESWISFLSSVRYWMAFNIERACQSYFGCVQCISGPLGMYRNSLLHEFLEDWYNQTFMGSHCSFGDDRHLTNRVLSLGYATKYTARSKCLTETPITYLRWLNQQTRWSKSYFREWLYNSMWFHKHHLWMTYEAVITGFFPFFLIATAIQLFFQGRLWNILLFLLIVQAVALIKSSFASCLRGNIVMVFMSFYSVLYMSSLLPAKMFAIATINKSGWGTSGRKTIVVNFIGLIPITIWFTILFIGIIYTIIQQTKKPFPQSEEIVLIVGAVVYASYWVILLTLYTVLINKCGKRKKETDYDMVLDV